A genomic segment from Spongiibacter sp. IMCC21906 encodes:
- a CDS encoding DUF2970 domain-containing protein gives MSDHQDNQPKSQSKSGPLTVLRSVISAAFGVRNSRHRGKEAKFRHYVLAAVIFVVLFLIVVNSVVRLVLSQTA, from the coding sequence GTGTCAGACCATCAGGATAATCAGCCAAAGTCCCAATCTAAGTCAGGGCCACTCACGGTGTTACGCAGTGTTATTTCTGCTGCATTTGGTGTGCGCAACAGCCGTCACCGGGGCAAAGAAGCCAAGTTTCGCCACTATGTATTAGCAGCCGTTATTTTTGTGGTGCTGTTTTTAATTGTGGTCAATTCCGTAGTGCGACTGGTACTCAGCCAAACCGCCTAA
- a CDS encoding DASS family sodium-coupled anion symporter, giving the protein MKVTRLQLMAWFPQLLGPLVFSVTLLLPAPAGLADPAWRVAGMGLWMAVWWASEAIPIPATALLPLILCPLLGIADLTEVAPAYAHPIIFLFFGGFVLGIAMQRWNLHRRIALFILKRSGGEARAQIAGFMLATAFLSMWVSNTATSVMMLPIALSVLAYHSGNSRQANNFRKTLLLAVAYSASIGGMATLIGTPPNALLAAYIKDSHGIEIGFAQWMLVGLPISLCLLVFVWWWLCRGPLPTLKAQGSDQLFNTELSDMGSISKAEQRVLTVFLLTATAWILRPLLSQYLPGLNDTVIAIIAAVAFFILPSGIKGKRLLTWGDLQSLPWGVLILFGGGLALAAVIKSSGLAEWIAQSLDLLAVMPMLFIILGLVAVIVFLTELSSNTATTAAFLPLMGALAVAQGHSPLLYAVPVALAASCAFMMPVATPPNAVVFSSGQVSIKDMVRAGLMINLFAILLLSFLGLWVVEGVLVS; this is encoded by the coding sequence ATGAAAGTTACGCGCCTACAATTAATGGCATGGTTTCCTCAATTACTTGGGCCATTAGTATTTTCAGTGACTTTACTGCTTCCTGCGCCAGCGGGTTTGGCGGACCCCGCTTGGCGGGTGGCAGGAATGGGCTTGTGGATGGCGGTTTGGTGGGCCAGTGAGGCAATCCCGATTCCCGCCACGGCACTGCTGCCCCTCATCCTTTGCCCGTTATTGGGTATAGCGGATTTGACCGAAGTGGCACCGGCTTACGCGCACCCGATTATCTTTTTGTTTTTTGGTGGCTTTGTGCTGGGTATTGCCATGCAGCGCTGGAATTTACACCGGCGTATTGCGCTGTTTATTTTAAAACGATCTGGAGGTGAAGCGAGGGCGCAGATTGCTGGCTTTATGCTGGCGACAGCTTTTTTGAGCATGTGGGTCAGCAATACCGCCACCAGCGTGATGATGTTACCCATTGCCCTGTCAGTGCTGGCTTATCATTCAGGTAATAGCCGCCAGGCCAATAATTTTCGTAAAACCCTTTTATTGGCTGTGGCCTATAGTGCCAGCATTGGCGGCATGGCTACTTTAATTGGCACGCCGCCAAATGCCTTGCTGGCGGCGTATATTAAAGACAGCCACGGTATTGAAATTGGCTTTGCGCAATGGATGCTGGTCGGCTTGCCTATCTCCCTGTGCTTGTTGGTCTTTGTGTGGTGGTGGCTGTGCCGGGGCCCGCTGCCCACGCTAAAGGCGCAAGGCTCAGACCAGCTTTTCAATACCGAACTGAGTGACATGGGCAGCATAAGCAAAGCAGAACAGCGGGTATTGACGGTGTTTTTACTCACCGCCACGGCGTGGATTCTTCGGCCATTGTTAAGCCAATACTTGCCGGGATTAAACGATACGGTTATTGCGATTATCGCCGCCGTCGCTTTTTTTATTTTGCCATCAGGAATAAAAGGTAAGCGCTTACTAACATGGGGTGATCTGCAAAGTCTGCCTTGGGGCGTACTGATACTGTTTGGTGGTGGCCTGGCATTGGCGGCGGTTATTAAAAGCAGCGGGTTGGCTGAATGGATTGCCCAAAGCTTAGATTTGTTGGCGGTTATGCCAATGCTATTTATTATCTTAGGTTTGGTGGCGGTCATTGTCTTTCTAACCGAGTTGAGCTCCAACACGGCAACAACAGCTGCCTTCTTACCATTGATGGGTGCTTTGGCTGTTGCTCAAGGCCACTCGCCATTACTTTATGCGGTGCCCGTTGCCCTGGCAGCCTCCTGCGCTTTTATGATGCCGGTGGCGACGCCGCCAAATGCGGTGGTGTTTTCCAGTGGGCAGGTGAGTATTAAAGATATGGTGCGGGCAGGATTGATGATAAATCTGTTTGCTATTTTACTGTTGAGTTTTCTGGGTTTGTGGGTGGTGGAGGGGGTACTGGTTTCTTAA
- a CDS encoding DUF2959 domain-containing protein, whose product MNFIRICTTVLLLGGLIGCQSTYYNAMEKVGVHKRDILVDRVDEAKESQADAQVEFQDALTQFRSVVNFKGGDLEELYDRLNGEYEDSVEAAEEIRDRIDKVESVAEALFDEWQDELELYSNARLRNESKAKLADTQRRYKSLISSMRKAEKSMEPVLSALQDNVLYLKHNLNASAIGALKGELNSIDRDVSSLLNAMNNAIKESDSFIAQLR is encoded by the coding sequence ATGAATTTTATCCGTATCTGTACAACCGTGTTACTGCTGGGAGGTCTTATTGGCTGCCAGTCCACTTACTACAACGCCATGGAGAAAGTCGGTGTTCACAAACGCGATATTCTGGTTGATCGCGTAGACGAAGCCAAAGAATCTCAGGCAGATGCTCAGGTAGAGTTTCAAGACGCCCTCACCCAATTTCGCAGCGTGGTCAATTTTAAGGGCGGCGACCTAGAAGAGCTCTACGACCGCCTCAACGGCGAATATGAAGATAGCGTCGAGGCCGCCGAGGAAATCCGCGACCGCATTGATAAAGTCGAATCGGTGGCCGAAGCCCTGTTCGATGAGTGGCAAGACGAATTAGAACTCTACAGCAATGCCCGTCTGCGCAACGAGAGCAAAGCCAAATTGGCAGACACTCAACGCCGCTACAAAAGTCTGATCAGCAGCATGCGCAAGGCCGAAAAAAGCATGGAGCCAGTCCTGTCAGCACTGCAGGATAATGTGCTTTACCTGAAGCACAATCTTAATGCGTCCGCCATTGGCGCCCTGAAAGGCGAGCTGAACAGCATCGACCGGGACGTCTCTTCGCTGCTTAATGCCATGAACAATGCCATTAAAGAATCGGATAGTTTTATTGCTCAATTGCGTTAG